From one Deinococcus sp. YIM 134068 genomic stretch:
- the nuoI gene encoding NADH-quinone oxidoreductase subunit NuoI yields the protein MGVLEIAKGMGVTLGKLFQKPVTVSYPEQRATIQPRFRGRHVLTRHPGQRPGELGLEKCIGCSLCAAACPAYAIYVEAAENDPVNPTSPGERYAKVYEINMLRCIFCGMCEEACPTGAVVLGNEFEMADYRYRDLVYGKEDMIVGVDGSLPQRREAERKAKPVRLGFKVPEGARPELEGVEYPR from the coding sequence ATGGGCGTTCTTGAAATCGCCAAGGGCATGGGCGTCACGCTCGGGAAGCTCTTTCAGAAGCCGGTGACGGTGAGCTACCCCGAGCAGCGGGCGACCATCCAGCCCCGCTTTCGCGGTCGGCACGTCTTGACCCGGCACCCCGGCCAGCGCCCCGGAGAACTGGGCCTGGAGAAGTGCATCGGCTGTTCGCTGTGCGCCGCCGCCTGCCCCGCCTACGCGATCTACGTGGAGGCCGCCGAGAACGACCCCGTGAACCCGACCAGCCCCGGCGAGCGGTACGCGAAGGTCTACGAGATCAACATGCTCCGCTGCATCTTCTGCGGCATGTGCGAGGAGGCGTGTCCGACGGGTGCGGTGGTCCTCGGCAACGAGTTCGAGATGGCCGACTACCGTTACCGCGACCTCGTGTACGGCAAGGAGGACATGATCGTGGGCGTGGACGGCTCGCTGCCCCAGCGCCGCGAGGCAGAGCGCAAGGCCAAGCCCGTCCGCCTCGGCTTCAAGGTGCCGGAGGGGGCAAGGCCGGAACTGGAGGGGGTGGAGTACCCGCGATGA